A part of Cannabis sativa cultivar Pink pepper isolate KNU-18-1 chromosome 6, ASM2916894v1, whole genome shotgun sequence genomic DNA contains:
- the LOC115695672 gene encoding stigma-specific STIG1-like protein 1 produces the protein MKMKFIITKLFFILIMGLSNMAMSPNIASAASIHQQDHDDDHHHKNNGEIVYNKELSSSSFWNQKHEEERFFWPIRKRANRRPTCKNIPRICLAKGSPGPSCCKKKCVDFVRDRHNCGKCGKKCKYNQICCNGKCVNHSFNKRHCGGCNNKCSNGGFCAFGLCSYA, from the coding sequence ATGAAGATGAAGTtcataattacaaaattattctTCATTCTCATAATGGGCTTGTCCAATATGGCAATGTCCCCTAATATTGCTAGTGCAGCATCAATACATCAACAAGACCACGATGATGATCATCATCATAAAAACAACGGAGAAATAGTTTATAATAAAGAATtgtcctcttcttctttttggAATCAAAAACATGAAGAGGAGCGATTCTTCTGGCCGATAAGGAAGAGGGCGAATAGGCGGCCAACATGCAAGAACATCCCAAGGATTTGTCTGGCCAAGGGCAGCCCAGGGCCGAGTTGTTGCAAGAAGAAGTGCGTTGATTTTGTGAGAGACCGCCATAACTGCGGCAAATGTGGGAAGAAATGCAAATACAATCAGATATGTTGCAATGGCAAATGTGTCAACCACTCTTTTAATAAAAGGCATTGCGGTGGCTGCAACAACAAGTGTAGCAATGGAGGCTTTTGTGCTTTTGGTCTTTGCAGCTATGCATAA